The following coding sequences lie in one Micromonospora sp. R77 genomic window:
- a CDS encoding methyltransferase gives MLLSPAGVEALRTALTRAEFTSNGIANRLGPQATGGAARNDFRAALRATEDRDPLATLIRVFICDQTEPEAVVAAALAPLSIEEALAGGIVERHGDGLRAGVDLEPYGDDWWVLADVPASARPGRPLHSEHVLGIGGATQTLIGATVRRPVGTALDLGTGSGVQALHLSTHARRVTATDVSERALRFAATTAALNGQDWELLRGDLVAPVAGRRFDLVVSNPPFVVGPGTTTHVYRDSGRVGDAIGAELAAAAPHLLTEGGTMQYLANWVHVTGEDWGERVAGWFAGTGLDAWVVQREVADPMAYVNLWLTDVGHAHDPQRMAAWLDWFDAHKVEAIGFGIVSLRRSGHAEPIVRVEDLRQRVEPPMGDRIAAWFDRRDWLRVRDTDALLAARYRAAEGLQLRQEATMGDEGWAVDRQVLAMPHGLRWSEEVDPLVLALVGGADGRLALRDQLALLAAAHDVAPDELAEAAGPIVAHLVERGIIEPVED, from the coding sequence CCGGCTGGGCCCGCAGGCGACCGGCGGGGCGGCCCGCAACGACTTCCGGGCCGCGCTGCGGGCCACCGAGGACCGGGACCCCCTCGCCACGCTGATCCGGGTCTTCATCTGCGACCAGACCGAGCCGGAGGCCGTGGTGGCCGCCGCGCTCGCCCCGCTGTCGATCGAGGAGGCCCTGGCCGGCGGGATCGTCGAGCGGCACGGCGACGGCCTGCGGGCCGGCGTCGACCTGGAGCCGTACGGGGACGACTGGTGGGTGCTCGCCGACGTGCCGGCCAGCGCCCGACCCGGCCGGCCCCTGCACAGCGAGCACGTGCTCGGCATCGGTGGGGCCACCCAGACGCTGATCGGCGCGACCGTCCGCCGCCCGGTGGGGACCGCGCTGGACCTCGGCACCGGCTCCGGCGTGCAGGCGCTGCACCTGTCCACCCACGCCCGCCGGGTCACCGCCACCGACGTCTCCGAGCGGGCGCTGCGCTTCGCCGCCACCACCGCCGCCCTCAACGGCCAGGACTGGGAGCTGCTCCGCGGTGACCTGGTCGCCCCGGTCGCCGGCCGCCGCTTCGACCTGGTGGTCAGCAACCCGCCGTTCGTGGTCGGTCCCGGCACCACCACGCACGTCTACCGGGACTCCGGCCGGGTCGGCGACGCGATCGGCGCCGAGCTGGCCGCCGCCGCCCCGCACCTGCTCACCGAGGGCGGCACCATGCAGTACCTGGCCAACTGGGTGCACGTCACCGGCGAGGACTGGGGCGAGCGGGTGGCCGGCTGGTTCGCCGGCACCGGGCTGGACGCCTGGGTGGTCCAGCGCGAGGTGGCCGACCCGATGGCGTACGTGAACCTCTGGCTCACCGACGTCGGCCACGCCCACGACCCGCAGCGGATGGCGGCCTGGCTGGACTGGTTCGACGCGCACAAGGTGGAGGCGATCGGGTTCGGCATCGTCTCGCTGCGCCGCTCCGGCCACGCCGAGCCGATCGTCCGGGTGGAGGACCTGCGGCAGCGGGTGGAACCGCCGATGGGCGACCGGATCGCCGCCTGGTTCGACCGCCGGGACTGGCTCCGGGTACGTGACACCGACGCGCTGCTCGCCGCGCGCTACCGGGCCGCCGAGGGGCTCCAGCTGCGGCAGGAGGCCACCATGGGCGACGAGGGCTGGGCGGTGGACCGGCAGGTGCTCGCCATGCCGCACGGGCTGCGCTGGTCGGAGGAGGTCGACCCGTTGGTGCTCGCCCTGGTCGGCGGCGCGGACGGCCGGCTGGCCCTGCGCGACCAGCTCGCCCTGCTCGCCGCCGCCCACGACGTGGCCCCCGACGAGCTGGCCGAGGCGGCCGGCCCGATCGTGGCGCACCTGGTCGAGCGCGGCATCATCGAACCGGTGGAGGACTGA
- the dtd gene encoding D-aminoacyl-tRNA deacylase, protein MRAVVQTVSRARVTVDGEVVGEIADGLLVLLGVTHADTPQVAATMARKIHELRILDEERSAADTGAPILVVSQFTLYGDARKGRRPSWTAAAPAEQAEPLVTAVVDQLRARGAKVETGRFRTHMLVESTNTGPRTLLLDL, encoded by the coding sequence ATGCGCGCCGTGGTGCAGACGGTGAGCCGGGCCAGGGTGACCGTCGACGGCGAGGTGGTCGGCGAGATCGCCGACGGCCTGCTGGTGCTGCTCGGGGTCACCCACGCGGACACGCCGCAGGTGGCGGCCACCATGGCCCGCAAGATCCACGAGCTGCGCATCCTCGACGAGGAGCGGAGCGCGGCCGACACCGGCGCCCCGATCCTGGTGGTCAGCCAGTTCACCCTCTACGGCGACGCCCGCAAGGGCCGGCGGCCCAGCTGGACCGCCGCCGCCCCCGCCGAACAGGCCGAACCCCTGGTCACCGCCGTGGTGGACCAACTCCGTGCCCGCGGTGCCAAGGTGGAAACCGGCCGCTTCCGCACCCACATGCTCGTCGAGAGCACCAACACCGGCCCCCGCACCCTCCTCCTGGACCTCTAA
- a CDS encoding sporulation protein, with product MVFKRLMQAMGVGGPSVETVLANPNCRPGGYLEGRIQVAGGDHPVDVSYVALGLVTRVEVESGDSEYDTNQEFGRRQMTGAFRLDPGQRHDIPFRFDVPWETPLTDLYGQHLHGMTMGLRTELEVARAVDSGDLDPVAVHPLPAQERLLEALLRLGFRFARADVERGHIYGVRQHLPFYQEIEFHPAPQYARAINQLEVTFVTDPQQVQVVLEIDKRGGVFTEGRDAFGRFTVDHATADRTDWAAQLDAWLRQSIQRRGLFF from the coding sequence GTGGTCTTCAAGCGGCTCATGCAGGCGATGGGTGTGGGCGGTCCGTCGGTGGAGACGGTGCTGGCGAACCCGAACTGCCGTCCCGGCGGATACCTGGAGGGCCGGATCCAGGTGGCCGGCGGTGACCACCCGGTGGACGTCTCGTACGTGGCCCTCGGCCTGGTCACCCGGGTCGAGGTGGAGAGCGGCGACTCGGAGTACGACACCAACCAGGAGTTCGGCCGCCGGCAGATGACCGGCGCGTTCCGGCTGGACCCGGGGCAGCGGCACGACATCCCGTTCCGCTTCGACGTGCCGTGGGAGACGCCGCTGACCGACCTGTACGGCCAGCACCTGCACGGCATGACGATGGGGCTGCGGACCGAGCTGGAGGTGGCCCGGGCGGTCGACTCCGGTGACCTGGACCCGGTGGCGGTGCATCCGCTGCCGGCCCAGGAGCGGCTGCTGGAGGCGTTGCTGCGGCTGGGCTTCCGGTTCGCGCGGGCCGACGTGGAGCGCGGGCACATCTACGGCGTACGGCAGCACCTGCCGTTCTACCAGGAGATCGAGTTCCACCCGGCGCCGCAGTACGCCCGCGCGATCAACCAGCTGGAGGTCACCTTCGTGACCGACCCGCAGCAGGTGCAGGTGGTGCTGGAGATCGACAAGCGGGGCGGTGTCTTCACCGAGGGCCGCGACGCCTTCGGCCGCTTCACCGTCGACCACGCCACCGCCGACCGCACCGACTGGGCCGCCCAACTGGACGCCTGGCTCCGCCAGTCGATCCAACGCCGAGGCCTCTTCTTCTGA
- the sigB gene encoding RNA polymerase sigma factor SigB, giving the protein MVLQMIEHQTRPAATIDAEVGTDTSTELDAPLADLDATDERGVSTDLVRAYLNGIGRTKLLTAAQEVELSKRIEAGLFAEEKLSTCTPVSAELRADLALIVAEGRAAKDHLLEANLRLVVSIAKRYTGRGMAFLDLIQEGNLGLIRAVEKFDYTKGYKFSTYATWWIRQAITRAMADQARTIRIPVHMVEQVNRMVRARRELSVTLGREPTVAEVATALDVPEFQVIELISYDREPVSLDQTVGEDGESALGDFVAAVDPSATPDETAADGELRNEVRIVLATLSQREQAVIRLRFGLDDGRQRTLDEVGREFGLSRERIRQIEKVTLLKLRAPERAQRLEAYAC; this is encoded by the coding sequence ATGGTCCTGCAGATGATCGAGCACCAGACCCGCCCGGCTGCCACCATCGACGCCGAGGTCGGCACCGACACTTCGACGGAACTCGACGCCCCCCTGGCCGACCTGGACGCCACCGACGAGCGCGGCGTCTCCACCGACCTGGTGCGGGCCTACCTGAACGGGATCGGCCGCACCAAGCTGCTCACCGCCGCGCAGGAGGTCGAACTCAGCAAGCGGATCGAGGCCGGGCTCTTCGCCGAGGAGAAGCTCTCCACCTGCACCCCGGTCTCCGCCGAGCTGCGCGCCGACCTGGCGCTGATCGTGGCCGAGGGCCGCGCCGCCAAGGACCACCTGCTGGAGGCGAACCTGCGGCTGGTGGTCAGCATCGCCAAGCGGTACACCGGGCGCGGGATGGCCTTCCTCGACCTGATCCAGGAAGGCAACCTCGGCCTCATCCGTGCCGTCGAGAAGTTCGACTACACCAAGGGCTACAAGTTCTCCACCTACGCCACCTGGTGGATCCGCCAGGCCATCACCCGCGCCATGGCCGACCAGGCCCGCACCATCCGCATCCCGGTGCACATGGTCGAGCAGGTCAACCGGATGGTCCGGGCCCGCCGCGAACTGTCGGTCACGCTGGGCCGGGAGCCCACCGTCGCCGAGGTGGCCACGGCGCTGGACGTCCCCGAGTTCCAGGTGATCGAGCTGATCTCGTACGACCGGGAGCCGGTCAGCCTGGACCAGACCGTCGGCGAGGACGGCGAGAGCGCGCTCGGCGACTTCGTCGCGGCGGTGGACCCGTCGGCCACGCCGGACGAGACCGCCGCCGACGGCGAACTGCGCAACGAGGTACGGATCGTGCTGGCCACCCTCTCCCAGCGGGAGCAGGCGGTGATCCGGCTCCGGTTCGGCCTGGACGACGGCCGGCAGCGCACCCTGGACGAGGTGGGCCGCGAGTTCGGCCTGTCCCGGGAGCGGATCCGGCAGATCGAGAAGGTCACCCTGCTGAAGCTGCGCGCCCCGGAGCGGGCGCAGCGGCTGGAGGCGTACGCCTGCTGA